A region of Sesamum indicum cultivar Zhongzhi No. 13 linkage group LG7, S_indicum_v1.0, whole genome shotgun sequence DNA encodes the following proteins:
- the LOC105165945 gene encoding ATP synthase delta chain, chloroplastic → MLLKILSPNQKQLPPSFAMAATAAAAAALQQTPVTFSPLLSQLHSKPITRLSLSSNLKIPKLTIKPLLRRRGRGGGASGARMADTAAGSYANALAEVAKSNNTLDETSGDVEKVEKIFSDEQVLNFFTNPTVGEEEKRKILDEIAKSSGLQPHVANFLNILVDMKRIDLIKEIVKEFEVVYNKLTDTQVAIVTSVVQLESQHLAQIAKEVQRLTSARNIRIKTVIDPSLVAGFTIRYGNSGSKLIDMSVKKQLEEIAAELDLGDIQLTV, encoded by the coding sequence ATGCTTCTCAAAATTCTTTCCCCCAACCAGAAGCAGCTGCCACCGTCGTTCGCAATGGCCGCCAcagccgccgccgccgccgccctGCAGCAAACCCCAGTCACTTTCTCGCCGCTGTTATCCCAACTCCATTCCAAACCAATTACCAGACTATCCCTCTCGTCAAACCTTAAAATCCCTAAACTCACTATCAAGCCCCTTCTCCGCCGCCGCGGCCGCGGAGGCGGAGCCTCCGGCGCCAGAATGGCAGACACCGCAGCTGGAAGTTACGCCAATGCCCTCGCCGAGGTCGCGAAGTCTAACAACACGCTCGATGAAACCTCCGGCGACGTCGAGAAGGTCGAGAAAATATTCTCCGATGAGCAAGTGCTGAACTTCTTCACCAATCCCACGGTTGGCGAGGAAGAGAAGCGGAAAATATTGGACGAGATCGCGAAATCGTCAGGCCTGCAGCCTCACGTTGCGAACTTCCTCAACATTCTGGTGGACATGAAGAGGATCGATCTGATAAAGGAAATCGTGAAGGAGTTCGAAGTGGTGTACAACAAATTGACAGACACACAGGTGGCGATCGTCACATCGGTGGTACAATTGGAGTCGCAGCATCTGGCGCAGATCGCGAAGGAGGTCCAGAGACTGACCTCGGCGAGGAACATCAGAATCAAGACGGTGATTGACCCGTCTCTGGTAGCCGGGTTCACGATCCGGTATGGAAATTCCGGGTCGAAACTGATTGACATGAGCGTAAAGAAGCAGCTTGAGGAGATTGCTGCAGAGCTTGATCTTGGGGACATTCAATTAActgtatga
- the LOC110012289 gene encoding uncharacterized protein LOC110012289 has translation MKNFGFEQCDHDHCLFIRGLGINLTVLLVYVDDILITSASEEQIMNVKDYLNELFTVKHLGTAKYFLGLELAHSAEGLVVTQHKYAQDIIKDIGLSKGKHTTTPLPAGLKLSTETGADLTEPSKYRRLIGRLLYLSFTRPDFCYVVLQLSQHLQHPCEKHWDATTHVVRYLKGTASTGLFFPSNADFSLRVFYDADWAACHLTRKSLSGFCIFIGQTPIS, from the coding sequence atgaagaattttggCTTTGAGCAATGTGATCATGATCACTGTCTATTTATAAGGGGTTTAGGTataaatttaactgttttactTGTGTATGTAGATGACATACTCATCACTTCAGCCTCTGAGGAACAAATCATGAATGTTAAGGATTATCTCAATGAACTGTTCACTGTGAAGCACTTAGGAACTGCCAAATATTTCCTAGGACTTGAACTTGCTCATTCAGCTGAAGGGTTAGTTGTTACACAACACAAATACGCTCAAGATATCATCAAAGATATAGGATTGAGCAAAGGAAAACATACCACTACTCCATTGCCTGCAGGGTTAAAGTTATCAACTGAAACAGGGGCTGACCTTACTGAACCTTCCAAGTATAGAAGGCTCATTGGGAGGCTATTATACCTGAGCTTCACAAGGCCAGATTTTTGCTATGTTGTGCTGCAACTGAGCCAGCATCTTCAGCATCCTTGTGAAAAACACTGGGATGCTACAACACATGTTGTTAGATATTTGAAAGGTACTGCCTCCACAGGTTTGTTTTTCCCCTCTAATGCCGATTTCTCACTTCGTGTCTTTTATGATGCAGATTGGGCTGCATGTCATCTAACAAGAAAATCACTAAGTGGGTTCTGTATCTTCATTGGGCAGACTCCTATATCctga